Below is a window of Planococcus rifietoensis DNA.
CATAATCGATGACATCGTTATGTAACGTCCAAATAGCGGTGAGTGCCACAGACAAATACCCAAAACGGTAATGCTCGAAATAAAGCACAGCTTGCAGCGCCATGGCGAAATGCGATGCGACGAGCATCCAACCCAACCAGCCGATCGACCCGGTTTGCAGGAGCGTCAACAAATTCATGACGACTGCCCACAAACCATATTTGATCAAGGTGACAAAAGCGAGTGCTTCAATTAACGGGCTGTGCTTGCCGATAATCCAGAGGCCGAGCACTATCGTGAAGAATAAGCTTGCGGTCGGGCTATCCGGCACGAATATGAGAAATATCGGTTCGGTGATGCGCAATTGCCAGCCATACCAAATGTATCCGTATATCGTGCCTCCTAAGTTGACGAAGAACAGCAATATCAAAAACGGCCTGAACATCAGCCAAGCAGAGATTTTCGCTGTAAATTCCACCATCCAATCGTCCTTTCCTGTGCAGAAAAAAAGAGCCGGTTTCCCGGCTCTTTTTCTGTAAGTTTATTCAGCTTCAAGTCCAGCAATGAACTCTGTCATGACTTGAAGGTCTTCATCAGTTCCATCCCAAGAAGGTGGCATCAATTGAGTACCTCCATCTTCGATACCGTTCACAGCAATTTCAGCAATTTCTTCAGCTGACAAGCCAGTTCCGATCAAGCTCGGCCCGACTGCCCCTTCCAAATTGTCGCCGTGACAGCTGATACAAGCCGCTGCTGAATAGATTTCATATCCAGGATCTGCTGTATCGATTTCAACTTCTTCTGTGATTTCCCCTTGGCGAGCCGCTGCTTCCCAGTCATGGTTAGCTACTGATTCCCAAGTCAAGAAGACGATGGACGCGATTGCCAAAAGCATAAAGCCAGTCGGCAATGGGCGTTTTGACGGACGGCGTTCCGGTCCTCGGTCGAGGAACGGGGCAAGCATCAAAGCACCGAACGCAAGGCCCGGAATGATGATTGCGCCGACAACGTTAAACGGTCCGGACGCGAATTCATATTTCAATAATTGGTATAAGAACAAGAAATACCAGTCTGGCAGTGGAATATATGCCGTGTCTGTCGGATCAGCCTGGCCTTCAAGAGGCGAAGGGTGGGCGACAGTCAAGAGCAAATAGCCAATTAAGAAGACGGAACCAATCATCCATTCTTTTAGAAGGAAGTTCGGCCAAAAGGCTTCTGTTTTGCCAGGATATTCGGAGTAATCTTTCGGGATATTCGGTTTCCGAAACTCCATGCTCGGAACACGTGAATCCCCTACAAATTTCATCCCTTTTCCGCGGTGCATAGTGTCCCCTCCTTAAAATCCTTGATCAAGGATGAATTACAATGGTCCTGAAATACCTTGTCTTCTGATCATGATAAAGTGTGCTGCAAGCAACCCAAGCAAAGCAGCGGGCAAGAAGAAGACGTGGATCGCGAAGAAGCGTGTCAAAGTTTGTGCCCCGAGAATTGTTGAATCCCCTGCAAGCAAAATTTTAATCGTTTCACCGATCACCGGTACAGAAGCTGCAATTTCAATCCCAACTTTTGTTGCGAACAATGCTTTCATATCCCATGGAAGCAAATAACCTGTGAAAGATAGGCCGAGGATTACGCCAAATAGCATAACGCCGACTACCCAGTTGAGCTCACGAGGTTTCTTATAAGACCCTGTGAAGAATACACGTAGCGTATGAAGGAAAATCATAACTACTACTAAAGAAGCTCCCCAGTGGTGCATCCCACGCACGATTTCTCCAAAAGCGACTTCATTCTGGAGATAATAAACCGACTGCCAAGCATTCTCAATATCTGGCACGTAATACATGGTAAGGAACATGCCAGACAGGATTTGGATGACTGTAATGAAAAATGTCAGTCCTCCGAAACAATAGACAAATGCTGAAAAGTGGTGTGCGGGGTTAACGTGTTCCGGTACTTCATGGTCTGCAATATCGCGCCAGATCGGCGTGATGTCCAATCGCTCATCTACCCAATCATATAACTTGTTTAGCACTGGTGTCGTACCCCCTAACTATTAAACTAAAGTGTTTTCTCTTACTGCTCCGATGGCTACAAAACCATCTTGTTCTTGAACTTGATACTCATCAAGAGGTCCGAGCGGCGGTGTACCTGCGATGTTCTGGCCATTCTTCTCATAGCGTCCAGCGTGGCAAGGGCAGAAGAACTGTGTTGGGTTTTCTGGATCCCCACCCCAGTTGACTGTGCATCCCAAGTGTTTGCAGACAGGTGAAAGTGCGATTAGTTTATCGCCTTCTTTGTAAACCCATGCAGAATTCGTGACTTCGGATGTATACCATGCGTCCACTTGTTCAAATGTAAAGTCGACACGTACAGGCTCTTCTGTGATATCGGCAACAGCTTGGTCAGTCAAAACATAGTCACCGGCGTCATGTTGCTGCAGAATTGGATCGACTGCAAAACGCACCATCGGCATTAACATTCCTGCTGCCATGAAACCACCTACACCAGTCAGTGTGTAACCTAAAAATTGGCGTCGTGATACACGATTATTACTCATTCTTTTCCCCCCTCTAACATTCAAGGTCAGTCCAATGGACATACTCATTCAAATATAATTACTAGGACAACCTAATGATATATCAATCAAAACTTAAGGTCAATATCGCATTCAGTCTAATGGAACAGTTTGTGAACATTTCATGAATGATGTGTCCATTCTTTGGTAAACAGCGGCAGCACTTGCCGCAGCTGGTCTTCCATGACCGATTTCTTGAACGATTGGTCCATATCTCCCGTTGGAATAGCCGGCAGCCACAGAACATTGTCAAGTTCTTCGACAGAGCGCCATTTCGGGTCAGTCGTCAGGTAAAAAATATGCTTGAATCCTGTTTCCGACAGCTCTTTTTTCAATTGTTCGCCCAGCTCTGTTCGGTCTGCCGCACGGACATAAGAAATAGGCGGAAGCAAAAGAATCCGCCCTTTGAATTGCTTTTCCAGTATAACAGTTAGCGATTGCAAATATTCTGAAGCCCCAGCGCTCGCCTTCATGCCCGATGCGCTTAAGTCCAATTCGATCAGCGGCACGACCGCCGTATCGACATAATCTTTTTGGCTTGCGTATAAATCGATGTCTTTGCTGTTGAAATGCATGTATTCAGTCACTCTCCATTTTTTTGGCCGATTTCACTACGGACAGCAAGGCAGACAGTTCAAAGAACCGCTCTTTATCTCCTGCGTCCAGTGCTTCGTCGATTTTTTTGAGGATTGTTTCTTCCTGGTAAGACGACAAACTCTCATTCAGTACCTTTTCTGCAATCAAGCGGTCCTGTTCGCTGACCGATGCCCCTTTTGGCATATGCGGATTCTCTTCTAACACCGCCAAGTAAAGCGGCGCAGGCGGAATGCTCGGGAAATTCAATTGCACATATAAAGGCTCATCGGGATGGAGCCTAAGGTCGTGAAAAGACTTTTCAGCATCGGCGGTCATGAGCTTGCCTTTATAGAACTGGAACGGGATGTCCTTCGATTCAGTTGTCGACATGACCATGGCACGGGGACAATAATGCGCTTCTTCGACAAAATGTGTTTTCTCTAGCAATTCATCATTGCTCAACAGATAGTTGAGGATCCAGATGCATTCGCGCCTTTTCATCTTATAAGAACCGAGGAACCAACGGACAAATTGTTTTTTCTCGCCTACAGAAACGGATGCAGTCATATCGTCTCCCCCTTTCATTCAAACGATTGCAGCCAATCGAACCATTGCGGGTTTTCCGGCTCCAGCGCTTGAAGCTGTTTGATTATTTCGAGAGCGCGATCGCGTTTCCCTTCCTCGACCAAAAATAAGGCGTAGGATTCGAGGAATTCGGGATCGTCGGAAAAGGCCGGATAGGCTTTCTCGTAGTACTCCAGAGCTTTGTCGAATTGTTCGGTCCGGTCGTAAGCTTTCGCAATCAGCGGATAAAGCGCATGCCAGTCATTGCCGCTTTCCACAGCCATCGAGGCAAGTTCAAGCAATTCGTCGTCGCGCTCTTCATTATGGAAATAGGAGATTAATGCATATAGAGCCTCCATGTATTCAGGATCGAGCGCAATTGCCTGGCGCAGCATTTCCACGCCTTCTTCACCTTTGCCGAGCTTCAGCGCAAGTTTCCCTGCAAACAAATACAATTCCTTGTCAAACTCATCACGCGCAAGCCCTTCTTTGATGGCATCGTAAGCACGTTTATAATCTTCCATCATATTGAAGCATTGCGCTTTCAATAAATAAGCAGAGAAATAATCGGGATCGGCATTCAAAAGTTCATCGAGGCGCTTCACCGACAATTCATATTGTTTCGCTTGGAAGGCGGCAAATGCAGCTCCGAATAATACATCAGGCTGTGCTTCGTCTTCCAGAGCACGTTCATAATAAGGCAAAGCTTCCTCGTAAGCCGCACCGGCGCTATAGACTTCCGCCAAGCGTTCGCTCAGGTTAACGCCATCAATTTTGACATTGCGGCTTTCCAATTCCTGATAGATGCGTGCAGATTCCAGGTAGCGTCCCGAGTCGAGCAAAAGTTCCGCTTTTGCCTGCTGCAGCAGCGGTTCGTCAGGCATCAGGCCGATTGCTTCGTCCAGCCGCAGTTCCGCTGCCTCGAGAAGCCCCTGCAGCTGAAACAGGTCGGCTAATGTGACGAGTGCCTGAGGATATAATTCATCGTCTTTCGGGATCGCCATCAGCTCATTGAGCGCCTCATCTTCACGGTCGGCATCAATCAGCAGTTTGGAACGGTCGACACGCAATTGCGCCTCTTCCGGAAACATGTACTGAAGATGCTCCACCACGCGGAGCGCTTCTTCGATAAAGCCGATTTCCTGCAGCCATTCCATGACCGCGTATTGTTCATCGGGATCGCCTTTGAGCAAATATTGTTCGAGTAATGTATCGAGTGCAGCCGTGTCTCCAGCTTGCACCGCTTCTTGGATCTTTTGTAAAGTTGCCATTTGCATCACCTATTCCTTGCCGTTATATAGTTATCGTACACGAAACCATCATGCTAGCATAATAAAAACTCCCCCGAAGGAGAGTTATTGTGTCAGCTTATCCAGATGGTCAAAAAAGTTCGGGTAAGAGATCGAAATACAGCCCGGGTCGTCAATCGTTACTGGGCCATCTGCGATGAGCGCAGCAACTGCGGCCATCATGCCGAGGCGGTGATCGCCGTAACTATTCATCGCTGCGCCAGTCAGTGGAGTCGGTCCTTGTATGACCATTCCGTCTTCTGTCGCTTCGATATCGGCGCCGAGTTTTTTCAACTCGGTGACGACCGCCTGTATGCGGTCGGTTTCTTTGACGCGCAATTCTTCCGCATCGCGGATGACGGTCTTTCCTTGCGCCTGGGTCGCCACAAGTGCAATCAACGGGATCTCATCGATCAATCGTGGAATGACATCGCCGCCGATGTCCGTGCCCGTCAAGAGAGTGCTGCGGACCGTCAAATCTGCAGCTTCTTCCCCTTCGGATTTATGGCCGCTTGCTTGGATGTCCGCGCCCATGGCTTTGAACACATCAAGCAAGCCTGTACGCGTTGGGTTGACGCCAACGTTTTTCAATTGGATTTCGCTGCCTTCAGCAATGAGCGCCGCACCGATCATAAAAGCAGCGGAGGAGATATCGCCTGGCACTTGGACATGCGCAGCATGCAGCTCCTGTCCGCCAGTCAATGAAATGATGTCGCCGTTGCGGGAGATGTCCGCTCCGAAATGCTTCAGCATAATTTCCGTATGGTCGCGCGACGGAACCGGTTCGTGGATGGTCGTGGTCCCTTGCGCCGACAGACCTGCAAGCAGCACTGCCGATTTCACCTGTGCGCTTGCAACAGGCATCGTATAGTCGATTGCCTGAAGAGCTGTCCCTTGAACGGCAAGCGGCGTGAAATGCCCATTGGCGCGCCCGCGGATATCCGCACCCATCAAACGCAGCGGTTCAACGATGCGTTTCATTGGGCGGCGTGCGATGGATTCGTCCCCTGCCATGACCGAATGGAAATCAGTACCTGCGAGCAAACCGAGCATCAAGCGCGTCGTCGTGCCGGAATTTCCGGTATCCAATACGACATCTGGCTCTTTCCAGGCTTTCCTGCCACCGCTTGTCACTGTCACGTGTTCGCCATCTATTTGGATATCGATTCCCAGAGAACGGAAACAGCTGATGGTACTTAAGCAGTCGTCTCCCATCAAGAAACCTTCGATGGTCGTCGTTCCCTGTGCCAGTGCGCCGAACATGATTGCCCGGTGTGAGATGGACTTATCGCCGGGCACTTGAACGCTGCCCGTTAGCACAGGTTTTGCGTAACTGATCGTTTTGGACATGATTTTCATTCCTTTCAGGAGATATACGTATCATAAGCGGTTCGTTCGGAAAAGACGCGTTGCGCACTTTCCCGGTCTTCCGCTGTCTGGAAACTAAGGACAAGAATCCCGAAGACATCTTCACGCGTCTCCAAAATCCTCAAATTGACGATGCTGATGCCGGCTTCTGCCAGATAGCCCGTCATTTCTGAGATGATTCCCGGCACATCGGGGATATCGATATACAAATCAAATACCGAATACATGGCACCGTGCCCTGCAACCGGCAGTTCATCACGTGTCTCCTTCGCTTTCGCGAAAAAGCGGTGAATCGGTTCGGGCTCGTTCTTCTGCAAGATCTCGCGCAAATGCGTCATCTGGTCCATCCAGTGGTCCAGCTGTTCGACAATCATCTCATTATTTTGCGTCGTGATGTCACGCCACATATCCGGGTTCGCCGAAGCGATTCGCGTCGTATCGCGGAATCCACCCGCTGCGAGCTGGCGCGCGAACGGAAATTGCTCTTCACGGTCCAGTTGATGAACCAGAGCAGCAGCGATCAAGTGAGGGAAATGGCTGACGATCGCCGTCATATGATCGTGTTCTTTTGCTTCGAGTACTTTGATCTTCGCTTTGGTGACCGACAATAGCCCCACCAGTTTCTCAACGTCTTCCTCAGCCGTCTCTTTGCCGGGCGTCAAGATATAGAAGGCATTTTCAAAAAGCACTTCTTTGGCGGCTTCGACACCGCTTTTATGGGAACCGGCCATCGGGTGGCCGCCGATAAAGGTATGCGCCAACTTTTCTGCAGCTTCCATAATTTGGACTTTGGTGCTGCCAGTGTCTGTCAAAATGACATTTTCCTTTAAATCCCAGTATTTACTTCGTTCCATTAATTTCACAGTTGCTCCGACCGGCGTAGCAAAAACGATGACATCAGCCGCAGCCGCTGCCTGCTCAAGAGAAGGCGGCGAGCTTTGGATGATGCCCATTTTGAAAGCTTTTCTGGCAGTCAATGCGTCCGCATCATAGCCCGATACGTGAACATTTTCATTACGCTGCAATGCTTTTGCTAACGATCCGCCAATCAATCCGAGGCCGATAATGAGGACTTCTGTTTTCACGCTTGGCTCACCTGGCTTTTCTGAGATAGATCAGGACGCAATTTCACAGCATCATTCATGTAGATGTGCTGGATTTTATCCTGTGCAAGTTTCGTATTGACGTGCATCATCACGCGAATGCATAGCGGCATGCTGCCGGGTATATCCATTTCGTGTGTGCACATGACCGGCACATACGTCCAACCTTCGATAGTGCGCACGGCTTTTGCAGGAAAAGCTGCAGAAATATCCGTCGTCGTCGATACGATGACCGAAGCCACTTCATCCGGTTCGATGCCGTTTTCTTTGGCCATTTCCAAGACCAGGCGTCGCGTTTGCTCCAAAATTTCGGGCGCTTCATCTTTCGTGATGGTGATGGCGCCTCTGACTCCTCGAATCATCAGATCATCTCCTTGATCGTTTTTCTCAGCTTGTCGTAAGCCGCTTGTGCTCGTTGTTCTGGAATCGTTTCAATATACGGTCGGCCTACTGCGCCAAGCAACACGAAGTTAAGTGCAGCAGCGGTCGATTTTTTGTCTTTTTTCATATAGGGCAATAATTCATCGAATGGCATATTAACCAGTAGCGTTATTGGATAACCGTTCACTTTCGTCCAGTTCAAGAAGCGTGGCAACTCGGGGCTTTCGGACAATTCAAGTGCATAGGCCATGCCAAGCACGACAGCTTCTCCATGCGTCAGTTTGCCATAGCCCAAATGTGCTTCGATGGCATGGGCCAGCGTATGGCCGAAATTGAGGAATTTGCGGACGCCGCCTTCAAACTCATCTTCTTCAACAATCGCCGATTTGACGGCAATCCCTTTTTCCAGATGCCCTTCGAGTTCCTGTCCGGACATCGTGCTGAAATCTTGATACGCCATCAGTTCATCCAGCCAGCCTTCATTCGAAATGAATGCATGCTTGATCACTTCAGCCATCCCTGAACGAATTTCATTTTCAGGCAAGGTCTGGAGAAAGTCGCTGTCGTAAATGACCGCACGCGGCTGATAGAAGGTACCGATCATGTTCTTGCCGAGCGGATGGTTGATGGCGGTTTTGCCCCCCACAGCACTGTCATGGGCCAAGATCGTTGTCGGTACTTGGATAAAAGGCACTCCGCGCATGAAAGTCGATGCGACAAAGCCAGCCAGATCCCCGACTGCGCCTCCCCCAAATGCGAGAATGACCGTATTTCGTGAGCAATTCTCCGAAAGCAAAAAGCTATGGCAATCCATAAAACTTTCGGCTGATTTCGCTCCTTCACCTGCTGGTACGCGGAAAACTTTCGGCTGAAAATCCTCAAGCGCCCCGAGCAGCTGCGGCAAATGCAGTTCAGCCACTTGGCTGTCTGCGATTACAACAACTTGGTCGGCTGCAGCGAGCAAATCACGATAGTGTTTTACCAGCAGCTTGACCGCCCCTTGTCCGATATGCACCGTATATGGATGTTCAGTCTCGACCCGCAACTCCCTCATGGATTAAAACTCCTTTGTATAGGCTTTATAGCTTTCGATGTTCTCTTTCAGCCGCGGCAATTGATCCGCGTCGAATTGTTCAAGCAATGCATTTGCCGCTTCAAAAGCGACGACATGTTCCGCCACAATCGAGGCTGCCGGAACTGCACAGCTGTCTGAACGTTCGATGCTCGCCTGGAACGGCTCTTTCGTTTCAATGTCAACGCTCTTCAAAGGCTTATAGAGCGTTGGGATCGGCTTCATAACGCCACGCACGATGATCGGCATGCCTGTCGTCATCCCGCCCTCAAAGCCGCCGAGGTTGTTCGTGCTGCGGGTATATCCCGCTTCTTCACTCCAAATGATTTCATCATGGACTTCACTGCCCGGGCGGCGCGCCATTTCGAATCCAAGACCGAATTCCACGCCCTTAAATGCGTTGATGCTCATGACAGAAGCCGCAATTTTAGCATCCAGTTTGCGGTCATAATGCACATAACTGCCGATTCCAGCTGGCATGCCTTCCACGATGACTTCTACAGTACCGCCGATCGAGTCGCCGTTTTTCTTCGTGGCATCGATCAAATCAGTCATTTCTTTCGTTTTTGATGAGTCTGCGCAATAAACGGCATCCTGTTCAACAATGTCGCGGATTTCATCTGCGGATTTTCCAATATAGCTTGCCGGGTCGACTTTAATGCCGCCGATTTCTGTCACGTGCGATACGATCTTGACGCCGAGTTCTGAGAGAAGCTGTTTAGCCACTGCGCCGACCGCAACGCGCACGGTCGTTTCACGTGCAGAAGAACGTTCTAATACGTTCCGAAGGTCACGGTGGCCATATTTCATGCCGCCGTTCAAATCAGCATGCCCAGGCCGCGGGCGTGTCAATTGACGTTTCACTTCATCGGTTTCTTCGATCGGTTCGATGCCCATGACATTTGTCCAGTGCTTCCAATCGTCATTTTTGACGACCAATGCGACAGGAGAGCCCAAAGTCTTCCCGTGGCGGACGCCTGAAACGATTTCCACCGTATCTGTCTCGATTTGCATGCGGCGGCCGCGGCCATGGCCTCCCTGGCGCCGTTTCAACTCTTTATTGATCATTTCCGCCGTCAAAGGCAATTGCGCTGGCAACCCTTCAATAATGGCGGTCAATTGTGGACCGTGAGATTCTCCTGCTGTTAAGTAACGCATGTACGCTTTCTCCCTTCAACGTGCTAAAGTATTTAAGTAACACTATACCATATGGCATTTGTTCAATTCTATCCTAAATATGAAGAAAACTAAACATTCGAATAGCAACAAACCCGCGCCACCAAAAGAAACCGCTTTCATTTATTCGGTTACCCGCCTGCTTTAGGTGATTCCAATCGCTTCGTGAAATTAAAAAAATGCGGCCGATTGCGCGGCCGCATTTTCAATAGTTGGATCAGTTGACCCAGCTGTTCATAGTTTTTTCGTAAGATACCAATTCTTCTTCTTTAAAGAACAAGCCGATTTCGCGCTCAGCGCTTTCAGCAGAATCAGAACCGTGGATCATGTTTTTGCCGACAGTAACTGCGAAGTCACCGCGGATTGTTCCTGGAGCTGCATCTTTCGGGTTCGTAGCTCCCATCATTTGACGGGCAGTCAAGATGACGTTTTCGCCTTCCCAAACCATTGCGAAAACTGGTCCAGAAGTGATGAAGTCTACTAGTTCGCCAAAGAATGGGCGCTCTTTGTGCTCGCCGTAATGCTGTTCAGCTAGCTCAGTTGGGATTTGCATCAATTTAGCGCCTGCCAAATGATAGCCTTTTTTCTCGAAACGGGAAACGATTTCACCGATGACATTGCGTTGGACACCATCAGGTTTTACCATCAAAAATGTTTTTTCCATTATAGAACACTCCTCTGTTAAAAAGCTCGGGCACTTTGCCCACCTTAAAAAATACTATCATTGTCCGATCATTTGTCAACTGGAAACTAAAACTTTCGCTTGCCGATGAAAAAGGCGATTTTTCGCATCGTTTTCGTCGCTGGGCCTTTCGGCAAATAGTCCAGTTCTTTCAGCGCCTTTTCCAAATAACGTTCACTCACCCGCTTCGCTTCATCGACCGCACTGCTTGTACGGATCGTACGGACGATTTCCAGGCGTTTTTCATCGGAAATGTCCTGGTTCAAATTGTCACGGAGCATCTGATAAATCTGCGGATTCCGGCGCGCGTATAAAATCGGCAACGTGATATTGCCTTGGATAAAATCACTGCCGGCCGGCTTGCCCAATTCTTGATCGCTTGCTGTGAAATCAAGGATATCGTCGATAATTTGGAACGACATGCCGATAAAATAACCAAATCGGCGCAAATGCGCTGCAGTTTTCTCATCGGTTCCTGCCACTAAGGCACCCAATTCACAGCTGGAAGAAATCAATAACGCGGTTTTGCGTTTGATGCGGCGCAAATAATCCCGCAAGCTTTGGTCAAGCCTATACTTGTCTTCGATCTGAATAATTTCGCCGCGGCACACTTCGATCAATGTCTTCGACAGGATGTCATGGATTCTTGGTGATTCGATTTCCGTAATGCGCTCCAGTGCCCTGGCCAGGATGAAGTCGCCGGTATACATCGCCACGCTATTATTCCATTCCGATTTCACGGTCGGGCGACCCCGGCGGATCTCTGAATCATCTATGACATCATCATGGACCAAAGACGCCATATGTATAAGCTCCAAAGGCACAGCGACACGCTTCAGCAATTCGATATCGTAATCCCCGAATTTTCCGGCAAGCAAAACAAAAACAGGGCGGATTCGTTTTCCTCCGGCCTGCAATAAATGAAGAGAAGCATCATTTAATAGAAGGGATTCGGAATCCACTGCCTGTTCCAATTCTTTTTCAATCAGTTCCAGCTCCGGTTTCAGGTCGGAATAGAGCAATTTCAACTTCATCTTTTCCACTTAATAACCTTCTCCCGCTTGTTTACTTTTTCAATCCCATATGAAGGGCAGCAGCCCCTCCTGAGTACGGTTTGTATTTGACTTTGTCGAAGCCGACCTTGCTGAACAGTTTCGCAAGCTCTTTCATACCTGGGAATGTTTTTGCTGATTCCTGAAGCCATGAATACTCCTTATAGCTTTTCGCAAAAAGCTTGCCGAATACTGGCATGACAAAACGGAAATACATCCGGAAAAACGGCTTGAATACAAAGCTTTCAGGCTGCGAAGTCTCCAAGCAGGCAATCATGCCCCCAGGTTTCAAGACTCTGTGCATTTCTGATAGCACCTGTTCGTAATCCGGAACATTGCGCAGCCCAAAACCGATTGTTGCAAAATCGAATGAGTTGTCAGGGTAAGGCAAAGACATCGCGTTTCCTTGCACCAATTCGACTTGAGGCATATGGGCTGTTTTTTGATGACCGACATTCAGCATGTTCTGGCTGAAGTCCAATCCGACCACACGACCGGTAGGCCCTGCAGCTTCTCCAAGCGCAATGGTCCAGTCCGCCGTGCCACAGCAGACATCGATGCAAGACGCGCCTTTTGCTACTTGCATTTTGTGCATCGTGTCGTTGCGCCATTTATTGTGTTGCTGAAAGCTGATGACCGAATTCATCTGGTCATAGTTTTCGGAAATTTTTTCAAACACTTCGTGAACTCGTTGTTCTTTCGTTTTCTGCATCATCGTCATCCTTCTCGCGTCAGCGGTTCAGCGCTATGCCGATGCGGAATAATTTGGTGGAGCAATATATTCTTGAGTTCAAAATCCAGTTCGCAATCATTAATGGACTCCAGGATTTCATTGCCCAAAGCCTCCAGGCGGTCAACGAGCCAGCGCTCGATAAATGTCGAATGAATCAATGATCCGCTGAGCAATTTCAGAAGATAACTGAACTCGCCTTTCTTCAGCGCTTCCAGCTCTTCTGTGTAGCGGATATACAATAAAGATTGTTCCATGAGCTGCTTATAATGCCCAAAGCCATTTTCCACATAAAACGCATTCAGCAGAGCAGTTTCGATCACTGTCGCCGTCTCTTCCACTTGCTCCGGCTGCTGGAGCGCAAGTTCGTGGAAAGAGGCTTTCTTTTCGCTCACCTGGATAATTGCAGTAGCAAGCTTTTGAACCATTTCGATATTCTTTCCTTCAGCCAGCAATTGGTAATAGATGCCGCTGTAAAAATCTCCGGCAAGTACTGTCAGCTGCTGTTCTTTGCTGATGGGCATTTCTTCTTTCACCCGGTCGTGTGCGTGCAGCGCAGCGTAGACAATTGCCACTGTCCGGGCGCTTGTCTCCATTTTATCCGACCATTGCTCTCCGTTAAAAAACGGCAGCAGCAAGAAAAACAGGCGCGCCTCTTTAACAAAAGGCCCTTCCGTCAACTGGTCTAACGTTCGTTGGCGAACTGCTTTTAGTACGTCGATTTCCATGGAGATGATTTTGGATTGTATTTGTTGTCCGTTCATACTGCCTGCTCCATTCATAGGTTAGCCATAGCTCATATTATAGCATAATGCCCTTATGGCCTTCACCATTAACGCTTATTTTTTCGCGTCGCTTTCAATGATGCCGTGCGCGGAATGGATTTCCGCTTTGCCGCGAATTTTCATCGCCGATGTATGCTCGGTGAATTGGGCGATCATCACTTCGCCGCGATCAAGCTTTTCCGTATGATGGAATTTTGTATCGTTGCCGCGGGTCAGCCCGATGACGTTAACGCCGTCTTCTTGTGCACGAATCACTACATATTCAGTTTGTGCCATTGTTTACACCTGCTTTTCCATAGTTTTAGTTCATATTGATATAGGTAATGACTTCCGAACGCTTGATGTCGTCTGTCTCCAATACCCCTCTTGACACAGCCGTGACGGTCTTTGAGCCCGGCTTCTTGATGCCCCGCATCGTCATGCACATATGTTCAGCTTCGACCATGACGTACACGCCGTGAGGGTTCAAGGTTTCCATCATCGAGTCAGCAATGGTAGAAGTGATCCGTTCCTGCAGCTGAGGGCGTTTGGCGACTGTTTCGACCGCTCTCGCCAATTTGCTGAGCCCTGTGACCACTCCGTCGCGCGGGATATAGGC
It encodes the following:
- the hepT gene encoding heptaprenyl diphosphate synthase component II, giving the protein MEKMKLKLLYSDLKPELELIEKELEQAVDSESLLLNDASLHLLQAGGKRIRPVFVLLAGKFGDYDIELLKRVAVPLELIHMASLVHDDVIDDSEIRRGRPTVKSEWNNSVAMYTGDFILARALERITEIESPRIHDILSKTLIEVCRGEIIQIEDKYRLDQSLRDYLRRIKRKTALLISSSCELGALVAGTDEKTAAHLRRFGYFIGMSFQIIDDILDFTASDQELGKPAGSDFIQGNITLPILYARRNPQIYQMLRDNLNQDISDEKRLEIVRTIRTSSAVDEAKRVSERYLEKALKELDYLPKGPATKTMRKIAFFIGKRKF
- a CDS encoding demethylmenaquinone methyltransferase; translation: MQKTKEQRVHEVFEKISENYDQMNSVISFQQHNKWRNDTMHKMQVAKGASCIDVCCGTADWTIALGEAAGPTGRVVGLDFSQNMLNVGHQKTAHMPQVELVQGNAMSLPYPDNSFDFATIGFGLRNVPDYEQVLSEMHRVLKPGGMIACLETSQPESFVFKPFFRMYFRFVMPVFGKLFAKSYKEYSWLQESAKTFPGMKELAKLFSKVGFDKVKYKPYSGGAAALHMGLKK
- a CDS encoding heptaprenyl diphosphate synthase component 1: MNGQQIQSKIISMEIDVLKAVRQRTLDQLTEGPFVKEARLFFLLLPFFNGEQWSDKMETSARTVAIVYAALHAHDRVKEEMPISKEQQLTVLAGDFYSGIYYQLLAEGKNIEMVQKLATAIIQVSEKKASFHELALQQPEQVEETATVIETALLNAFYVENGFGHYKQLMEQSLLYIRYTEELEALKKGEFSYLLKLLSGSLIHSTFIERWLVDRLEALGNEILESINDCELDFELKNILLHQIIPHRHSAEPLTREG
- the mtrB gene encoding trp RNA-binding attenuation protein MtrB, with protein sequence MAQTEYVVIRAQEDGVNVIGLTRGNDTKFHHTEKLDRGEVMIAQFTEHTSAMKIRGKAEIHSAHGIIESDAKK
- the folE gene encoding GTP cyclohydrolase I FolE gives rise to the protein MKSHNVDLDKIEQAVGMILEAVGEDVGREGLQDTPKRVAKMYAEVFAGLKEDPKEYFRTVFHENHEELVLVKDIPFYSMCEHHLVPFFGKAHIAYIPRDGVVTGLSKLARAVETVAKRPQLQERITSTIADSMMETLNPHGVYVMVEAEHMCMTMRGIKKPGSKTVTAVSRGVLETDDIKRSEVITYINMN